TGATTAAGTTTCTAGAAATGTCTCTTCAGGGTTGCACTTTGCCTTTGTGCAAGTAACTTTTGTTTACTCGTATCACTTGCTAACCCTGTTGTCTTTTGCAAATATTATGGAGTGATTGGTGACTGATTTCCTCAATCTCTTGTAGTTTCTCTGCATTGAACTTGCCGAAAACGGTGCTTTTCAGGATCACAATACAAGAGATAGTCATCTACATGAGTTTGCTGAAGTTTTGCTGGAGCCACAATTTCAACGACTTGAGTCAGAGTATCACTTATCACAGAAGTTGTTAATAGTATGTAGTTTATTCCTTTATTTTCAGCTGTCACTTATGAGCATTGTACAATTGAAAAGTTCAATTGATTGAATATGATTATGGAGGTATATAGATTTTTATCTGCACAAATATCAAACACTCATAATATGGCTggattttatattttgatttgttaTCCTATGTTGGAAGATTTAGTTGCAACCTTTCTATTTGAGTTGAGAACTGGCTGAGCTTTGTCCTTTGATTTTCTTTCTCCTGGTTTTTCGGCCGCTCACATTGTATTTGATGGACAATAGGTGGAGAAGGATCTGGGATCATATATGGGACTCTTAAGACATACAAATGCAATGCTTAAGATCTTGAACATAGGAACGCAGGAAGAACAAAAGGTATATCTTTCCTTGTGGTCTGAGATGATATCTGTCTGCTCTCAAGAATTAAGGCACGGTGCCTCAATTTGGAACGACGCACTGATGAAACATGTTCATAGCCAATTTCTATCTGAACCTCAAGGTAAATTCTATAAAATGTTTTGTTATCACGTTGAAATGAACCACTGACATGATTAGCCTTTCTGAttacaataataaaaacaatgtaGCTGATAGTAGATTATTGTGTTTCATAGATGACGAATAAGGCTAAACTTCCTTTCTGATTACAGGAAGGAATTTTGTTTTGGCCCTTGGAGAGGTATATAGGGTGGTTGTAGTTCTTGGAGCTTCAGCCAAACTTTTCAAGCCTTGGATTTTATCCAATTCAGTAGATTCGCCTTCTATCTATATCTTACTAGAGGAATGCCATGCTGTATGGTCAACTTCCAGACTTGAAGAAGCTCTTGCAAGTGTATCAGCGCCAACTACTTTGAGCGAGACATCATTATTCAAGTCCATCAGACATATCGTTGGTCTAGATGTACCTGAGCTTGAGAACTATGTTTTTGCAGAAAAAGAATCTAGGTGTTGGCTGTCTCTCCTAACAGCTGGAGTGGTACCAGGTACACAATACGTTCAAACTGAGCTCGAACATCTTTGTTCCTTGCTTTCCCAAACTCACCAGACCAGTGTCCTTTGCGTGGTATGCATGAATGTATCTTGTTAGTCTTGCGATTATCTTCTGAAATCATCAATTTTTCCTCCTCAAAAAATGCAGGGTCTTTTTCTAAATCTTTTGAGCTTATTTCAAAATTGAATACTCCATATTGGATGACAACACTATTCTCAGAAAATAGTGGTATTATGTATAGATAGAAGGTGCCAAACTGGATTACGACGTGAAATTGTCGTGCAGGGCATATTTTCATGTATGTTCAAGGATAAATAGAAGAATACTTAAGCATGGCTCCCAATGTTCTATTTTcattataatagtagtattactgAAGCTGATTGCTTAAAATCATCTGCCTCCAAGCTCACGGGGTTCAACTTTTATGGTGTTCtgctaaaatatttttcttctattaaTCTTTTTACAGACTTGAAGATCGTAACGTGGGGAAACGAGCAGTGCTTTGTTACACTCGCGAATCTGTGCGCAAATATGATAAGCCGTTATCCCCCGAATTTGCCACAGTTAATTCTTGGATGAGAAGGATAATTAGTGGACACATTCAAAATCCCAATCTTTTGTATATCCAGAATGGCCTTGTGGATATTTGCTATGGCAATGCATACCGGAAAAGATTGAGCGATGCCTGGTCTGTATTATGTCAAAGAGGTTGCGTTCTTGGAGTTGGCGCCTCTATCTGCTCGTCAAACTGCAGAATCAGTGTTTTGAGTTGCAGAAACAGTTTTGTCCAAAGAAATGATTCTTTTGTATTTGTCCCTTTTAAAGTTGTGTATCAGTTAGAGAAGTTCTGTTTTGCGAGGCACTCTCTTCTTCTCTATGTTTGTAGTATTGTGAATGTagctttgttttgttttgttgtatCAGTGTGTAGTTCTTGTACCTAAATCATtatttaccccaaaattcaggTTAATTATAGTAATTTCTTACTGAAGTTGTAAACAAGCAATGTCATCATTCTTGCATTCAGTTTGTAATTAACTTAATGACCAGTGCAACCACTTTCTCACAGCCTAAATCTTACTCCATATGCCTAAATCAGTTCTATAATACGGAGTACTTACTTATATAACATCATAAAAATTAGGACAAAACAATCAACTTTGTCCCACTGTTTTATGTTTTAACAAAAATGTCTCACTTTTTGAGTAATTATAAAGAAATATCCAGTGTTACAATTTTCGTTTAAAAAAGTTTAGCATAATATCTCTTGGCTTAATTTTCTGAAtcaaaatcaatattttaaCCGAATTTTTTCCTCCTGGGCATGTGGTGAGGTAAAATATATCTCTAATGAAGTTACAAACATGCAAAAGATGATAAGGAAATACGATAATGTAATAAAATGGTGATTACAATTTCCAATCCAAACTTACAGGCAATGATAAACTACTGTCTTTGCTTTCACTTTCAAACATCAACTCATAACCAAAAGCATAACTTTACCAGTAAAATGTAAAGCCCACATAGCTTCTGCTATTCCTTCAAATCCTTTTTAACCAACGATTTATGATATCACtgcacaccaaaatcacaaagGACTTTTACATAACCTGTACGCTTCCATGGTAATAAAAGATCGAACAATCGAGAAAAACTTAAAAGAAGACAAAATCAAATATTGTATTCAAATTCCCACTAATCAATTATATCAATTCATTATGAACACACTATCATATTTACAAGTCTTACCTGGTCGAGAGAAGGGCGAAGAGCTCATCCGATCATTGTGcgttttcttcctctttgtcgTACTGAAATCAGAAATATATAATCGATCAAATATTGCTTTTTGGGAAGCAAAAGATACGAGAATCCAGAGCATGAGTCAAGTGGTACCTTGAGCTAGCTTGTTCAATGTTGCACACCACTGCTTCGAGGATTTCCTGTATGCAGCAAGGATACGGTCCATCTAGAAGAGACAATGGAATAGAAATTGGCAACATTAGTAAACATTTTCTTTCCTCAATGATCACTACACAACAAATTTTAGCAACacaacaatttatttttcaacaCCATTTTCACTACCGAggaaaaattaaaatgcatgTTACATagagtactatataaaataGCCAAATATCTAGGAGAACTTTTTCAGCTAAAAGAGCAATGGCATAGAATAGAAATATTTGATTTAAAGCTTCAAGTCATTTTTGAACACTAACTCTCTTATTGAAAACGACGACTACTCACCACATTCCCACATGAAGAGTGCATAGATAGCAATGCTCTTTCAAGAACATAAAGATCCACAGCTTTATCTTCTGGAAGTGTCGAAGTGAAGCTTAGACCGAAATCGATGAGAGCCTTTGGTAATATTCAGAAAATTCATTGAAGAAGAAGTTAGCAAAATAAACATGGAAAGTATACCACAAAATATATGCAcacccaaaaaagaaaaattagtgaCCTACCAACTTATTAGTACCGTTATGAACTAACATGTTTGATGTTGTCAAATCACCATGGATCAGGCCACCATCATGTAGTTTCCCAATGGCATCACCGATCTGTGTTGCGATGTCATCTAAACGCTCTTCAACAATACCATGCAAGCCAAATTCGAGCAATACATCTTTCACAGCAGGACCTTCAACATACTCAAATGTGAGAGTATGTAGCAGAGGATCAACAGCATAGAGGGCTGGAGTCGAGACCCCAAGCTTTCTAGCTTTTGTCAAGCACCGAGCTTCCTGCTCGAGGATTCAGCGAGAGTCAAGCAAATGGTAAAGGAATTGAGCGCTACAGTGTGATCTCTGATTAGAAGACTAACTAACCGCATTAAGACGTTTGAGAGTCAGCTTTGAGTCCAGCAACGGATGCCGATATTTTTTTGAAAACCGTTCCTTAACGACTGACCTTCTACCAACAAAATTCGACTCAAACACCCTCTAGAAAAACAACATAAAATCAGATATTAACATACGACAAGAGACACTAACAAGATGCAACAAACATTTTAACAAGGTTTGGGATTTAACTTACAGCCTCAGCGCCCTGCTTGATCAAAACTAAGGATCCTTCTATTCCCTCTAACTTCATCTACGCAGTGAAAATTTCAGTAACTCAGATGACAACATAGAAAAATTGTACTAAACAAAAGAAAACAGTAAGACTCTGCAGTCATCAGTCAATCTAGTGGGTACAGAAGTTGTGAAATGTAATGCGTGAACGGTTGCTCCTATCATATTTTACAAGATAAATGTGCGTGTGTTCCTTTCTCATCAAAGAATCTAAATGAAACTATGATAGATATCATGAAAAGAAATCACGAATCCCTCAGCATGGAACCCATTCATTTCGTTGGTCACTTTCATCAGACTCAAACAAACTGAAGCAAACTCCaaatataaaatgatacgtATAAGCATTCTGGGCTAAGAGACGACTGCTATGATATGCAATTACAAACTCATCTTGCAAAATTCGTTGATTCATTATCCATCCTAATTTGGAACTCTAACAATTCCCTCCAACGTCTTTTTGCTCATTTTGCACTCAGTAACATAAAAGCTGAATCTACTATACCAAGTAAGTACATAATTTAACCTTCATTTACTTGTTATCATAACAAAGCCATTAAATCCAATCTTAATCTACATAATGTAATCACAGAATAATGTTCAAATAAATGTCAACAGAGTGAGCTGAACCAACAGATAActaatacaaaaaaaatgtcaaactCAATGAACATATCACCAGCTAGTCAAAGaaagaaaatccaaacaaacgATAGCACAAATAAACATTGTACAGCTTAATCCAATAGGGACACCTACTAATCAGCATGACCGGGGCTAAATACTGAAGCAAAAGCATAAATAGAATAGAATTCAGAATAAATTATGATTAAAAGAGAAAATGCCCCAATAATAAACGCACTTTTACAGAAATGCAGCAAAAGAAAGGTACCTTGGAATAGATACCGATAAAGCGGAATCAATGAATATTGAAGAAGCAGCAGAGAGGAAGAGCGTGTGGTGTGTTTGTGCGGCAGAGTGTAACCTTGTTTTTTACTGTGTTGGCGGAAGAAATTGGCTGAGAGAAAGAAGACgaaagagagaggagagggaagtAAGAGTACTGCACTTATTTAACTGATGCTTTTATTAAAAAgtcaattaatattttatttagttcaacaaaattcattatttgtagatgaaaatgaaataatgaattaattaaattggagataGTGGTTTTCATCTActgtttaattaaaaaagttaattaacattcattttatctttatatacattattagtagaaaataaattaaaaaatggaaCCTAATTAAGCTCAATGTTGATCGTTCTTAGCAATACTAATAAGCTCTTTTTATACGGTCT
This sequence is a window from Salvia splendens isolate huo1 chromosome 5, SspV2, whole genome shotgun sequence. Protein-coding genes within it:
- the LOC121802559 gene encoding EKC/KEOPS complex subunit bud32-like, translated to MKLEGIEGSLVLIKQGAEARVFESNFVGRRSVVKERFSKKYRHPLLDSKLTLKRLNAEARCLTKARKLGVSTPALYAVDPLLHTLTFEYVEGPAVKDVLLEFGLHGIVEERLDDIATQIGDAIGKLHDGGLIHGDLTTSNMLVHNGTNKLALIDFGLSFTSTLPEDKAVDLYVLERALLSMHSSCGNVMDRILAAYRKSSKQWCATLNKLAQVRQRGRKRTMIG